The Polypterus senegalus isolate Bchr_013 chromosome 7, ASM1683550v1, whole genome shotgun sequence genome segment taaaaatgtttcacaatgtgtccctgaatgaagggaggctcaaattcaaaagtaccagtcagtatgtggtgtggccaccagctgcttgaagtactgcagtgcatctcctcctcatggactggaccagatttgtcagttcttgctgtgagatgttaccccactcttccaccaaggcacctgcaagttcctggacatttctgggggggaaTAACCCCAgacctcaccctgcgatccaacaggtcccagacgtgctcaatgggattgagatccggactcttccactgcgaggatgatcagctgtccttcctgtctccctgtagcgctgtcttaggcgtctcacagtgcggacatggtaatttattgccctagccacatcagcagtcctcatgcctccctgcagcatgcctaatgcacgttcacgcagatgagcagggaccctgggcatctttcacagtcggtagacaagtctctttagtgtcctgcgtttttagaactgtgaccttaaatgcctactttctgtaagctgttaaggtcttaacgaccattccacaggtgcatgttaattaattgattatggttaattgaacatgcatggaaaacattgtttaaaccctttacaatgaagatctgtaaagttatttggatttttaaaacattattgttgaaatacacagtcctgaaaagggacgttttttttgctgagtgtatatatatatatatatatatatatattgtcagggatgccggggcaATGACGGAAGTggacggccgggacgccgtgagggaccggatgtgggtctgcacccacactggatcacgtgggggccgccttcctggttgctttgggggccacgggttaagggcatggaagccccaccctgcaggacctgcagtagatgctcctcccaggtgcggaatagatgacagcgtcatccaggtaagcggcactataggactggtgggggcactctgtctaccaggcgttggaaggtcgcggggcccgtggtcaccgccaggaggcaccccaatgccttggggtcACCGCCAGGAGCACCTGCACCCCTTGTCCCACGATGCCTTggggaggcggctttagccagtgttaggaggacagcgcgacccctcagcacttccgccacaccaggaagtgcttggggggaagattaggaaggacaccggagaacagccgacacttccgccacgctggggcgtggccaacgagggaatgccgggagccacctggagctcgtctgggagaggataaaaggggccgtctcccttcattcagggctagagtcgggtggaagaggacgaggcaagagaggagagtggaggcggcctggaCTGTGTTTGGGTTTTGTGAACtaactgaactgggtctgagtgaccatttaattgtaaataattgtgtaaataaacgcgggtggtggtatttaacaacatttaagcgcctgtctgtgtccaggtcggcttcactatatatatatatatatatatatatatacatattttatgcCAACGATTAGAACCACCTTAAGGACTCTGCAGGTGGGCCTGACTGTCTTATTTAAAACTCAGATAGCAAGAGTCTAAAATGGGCTGGGCCGAGTTCCCTGGCTCCAGTGTTTTCTCTCGCATATCTTGATTTTGAcatgtgtggtgtcatcatgccaagTTCAAAAGAGCTCCCAAGACCCTCAGAAAGAAGGTTGTGGATCCATAAGAGTCTGCCAGGGGATTTAACAAGCTGGCCAAATGATTCGGGATTTAACAAGCTGGCCAAATGATTCCAAATCAATCATTCCACAGTAAATCATCTACAAGTGGCACAGATTACAAACAACTGCTTATTTGTCCAAACTTGCTGGCCCAGAAAATTCAACTCCAAGACAGTAATATTTAATACTAAAAAAAGTCTCCAAGGCCCCCAGAATTTCATCGTGGGATCTGCAGTTTGTGTCAAAGTGCATGCATCTACAACCAGAAAGAGATTGCACAGATTTGACCTGCATATGAGTTGTGCccagaaaaagaacattagaacaaatctacAGTTTGCCATTGAACATCAACAAGTAGACACAGGCCAAGCATTCTAGAACAATGTCCTCTGGACAGAAAACCCAAAGAAAAACATGTCTGGCACAAACTGAAGACAGCATTCCAGGAGAAGACCCTCATCCAACTGTGCAGCAAGGTGGTGGAAACGCTGTCTCAGCATCTTGTGGCCATTGACTCAACTTCAACTGGCTCTTAAGGTGGAACTCAGCTTGGGAAGATCCACAATTTTTCTCCTAAGGTTTTgactcattagaacattagaatgatctagacgagaacaggccattcagtctaataacgcttgccagtcctatccacttattccttccaaaaagtcgtctagttgagttttgaaagtccctaacatcttactgtccaccacactacttggtagcttattccaagtgtctatcgttctttgtgtaaagaaaaacttcctaatgtttgtgtgaaatttaccctcaataagtttcctactgtgtccccgtgttcttgatgaactcattttaaaatacaagtctcgatccactgcactaattcccttcataattttaaacacttcagtcatgtcacctcttaatcttcgtttgcgtaaactgtaaaggctcagctcttttaatctttccttataattcaacccctgtagtcctggaatcagcctagtcgctcttctctggacatttctctggtgctgttatgtcctttttatagcctggagaccaaatctgcacacagtactccagatgaggcctcaccagtgtgttataaaggttgagcaaaacctcctgtgacttgtactccacacatcaaagcgctatataacctgacattctgttagccttcttaatggcttctgaacactgttgggaagttgaacacttagagtccactatgactcctaaatccttctcataaggtgtactctcgattttccgaccacccattgtgtattcaaacctagtTCCTAGATCCCAGTTCTTTGATTTCTGTCATTGTCTTAACCACAAGTAGGGTTAGGTTAGCTCTTTcttcttatatattttattaggtgttttagttatttaatctatatttaacttgttttaaatttgctGTGAGCTGCTGGAACATCTAAATTTCccttcagggattaataaagtgttatCTTAATTATGCCAATTAGAAAGTAGGAGCTTCCAAAAATAATTACATCAATTCCTGGAGTCATCCATGCTGTTTGAAGAGAGTCGACTTAGTGTATCGGGGTGCCCatctccaatcctggagggccacagtggccacaggttttcattctaaccattctcttaattagtgaccagttttttgctgctgattaacttcatttaattaatttgctatttaagactcagccCCTTTATATCAGGGCTGAGCAACGTCGGTGGTCCTGGATGGCCATAGTGGCTGTACGTTTTTGTtcaaacccaattgcttaatgagaagtcatttattgctgacaaagcacttattgctcaagtgacagtactctgcttcattttagttatctcacttgttaagatttcccACCCTTAAATGCTTATTTTGCATTCACTGCTTTGTATCACACCTTGTTAGCAATAAGcggcaaatgacaaagaaaccagcagttctctaTCTAGCTTGTATCCATTTACACCTCTTTGTGtcttcatcattcactatttggtttaataaaatactcaGAAGGTAACTAAAGGGAAAGCGAGGAACTGAAagttactcatctgttttaggcttcaaatcatttggttgatatcattataaaataaaaaaaaatctcagatttaagaatgacatgacatgacagaattaaaacactaacaagtcgTAATGTTGACTAAGACGTGTTATTGGCacagattgttttctaattaagcaactgggtaaTCAGTgctgtcttaatgtatgggcacaatgggtaTTGGCCGGGGGTCTCAGGAGCGCAggtgcctatgtatgtttctgttttgctatcaaaacaggggcccctgTGCACTACTTTGCCGGGGGCCTGTGATACTGTGGGTTataacaaaaacttgcagccactgcagccctccaggaccgacattgtgAACTTTTGACCCACCAAAAAtctggcatagtaattaaaacctgaaataaatcttttcatcattgttttaaagaaaaactcttatagaaataaagaagataCATTAATTGACTTAGCAAAAAAAATTTGTAACGTGATGTGTGTGAAATTGCAGAATTTTAAATTTGACAGTTTTGAGCCAAGATGTGTGTAATTTTATGGCCTCAACTGCTGTACATGCTGTGGACATTGACGATTTACTAAAACCTCTGCCATGTACAACATAAATAACAGTAAATCCCAAAACGGCGCTAGTCATTCATTGTCGCAAGTAATAAGATAAAACcactaaaataaaactattttcacATCACgttttgattttaaaagtgatAAACCACAAAACGGTTCAGCTTAACTCTAAGGCTATTGACAGTATCgcatgttgcaaaaaaaaaaaaaacaattcagcaaAACTTTTTTAATCACTGAAATAATCAAACGCTATAAACACATGTGGCTTTCACCTTGCATTCAGCGTCCGCTTTCAACTCCTGGTAAAGTCATACTTGTCCTATAATGTCGCTCTTGGGCGGGATATTCCTCAATGGCGACTCGGTTCGGTGCTATTGGATAGAAAATAAACAAGGTCCCGTTCTATTGGTGGATACTCGCGTCACTCTGAAAACAGGCGGTGTTTGCAACCTACATGCAGTTAATGTGTACTACTGATTAAAATAGACGTCTTAGTCGCGTGAGTCTGTCGGACCTCAGTTGTATCGCGTTTTTTTCTGCAATGTATTTTCCGACAATTTTATTGAAGCTTGTCGTGGTACTGGGTGCTCTCGCGCTGCTGTTGCAGTGCTTACGGTACTGTCTGGAAAGTAAGCAGTACGTCTTCAATAAAGATGATATCGCAAAGCTGGCCAAGCAATACGCAGGTACCGGGGTTTACTAGTCTGTAGCTTTCTTTGGAAACGTTTGCCCGGCACGAGTATATCGTTAATGGTTTAAAGTATGCGAAAAGCGGTTTTACTTATGCTGTCTTAGAGAGCGCATAAACAGCGATAGTGTCTTTATTTTGACAGAAATCAAACTTGCTGCTTTGCTTTAAGTTTCCGATCGCGGAGAGTTTACAAGTTACATAGAAAGACGCCGCTAATTTCGAGCAATCCGGTAATGATGGTGCCTGTTGCTTTTAACTGTTTTCATGTGAGTTTAGGGGCTTTCATTTCAACATGCTTACCGCAATGCATTTTACAGAGAAAACCGTTACGGCTAAAAAAAAGCCCTTGATTCTGCGAAAAAGgataattaaatataaagatatatttCAGTACAACCAAAGGACCAGTTCATATATGCGTTATAAGTACTCTTCTAGTATAGGTATGTGTCCACTTCGAACAACGATCGTTCTTCATTTTTAAGATAAGGTGAATTGTTTCAGCACAGCATTGACTGCAGTTTTTCTACATCACTATCATTAAATAGAAAAGCCGGCTTCGAATATTTAATTTGGTGAAAGCGTGGAGAATTGGTTAAATGCTCATAGTAATGGATAGTCGTTTGTATTTGTTCGATGGTTAAAGATTTAAAACCTCCTGTTTGTGTCATTTAGTGACACTTGAAATTTAAAACCGCTTTccagaaagaggaagaaaaatgattGCAAAATGACTAGCATCTTCACCGTCGAAATGGTAAATACTGTTAAATGAGAATCAATATGTTAATTTTGTTAAGTGTTATGTGCACTTGAGATCACTTTAAACGATCGATAAGGTCAGAATGCAACTTTGATGCTTCAAAGCTAAACACTAAACTACTAAACCTTTGGGCAACCTTTTCATTTATGAAAACCTTCAAGTTTATGTTTACATATTTGGCTGAtatcctttatccaaggcgatttACAACATTTGATGTACACATGGTTACagttcttctttttgtctttcgTAGCACAAGCAggtgctcatggtcacacagtatctgcaagatttgaacccacaacctcaaggacTGATATCTAAATGCACAGTATTGTGATGTTACATTAAGGCAAAGTGTTAAATTACTGAACCtttaaatttcatgtgtgttatttttacattctgtttttgtgcTTGTAGGATTAGACCATGAGCTGGCTTTTTCCAAAGTGGTGCTGGAGCTGCGAAAGAAGTATCCCGGTCACATACTGCCAGATGAAGACCTGAAATGGGTTTTTGTCAACGCAGGTGGTTGGATGGGTTCCATGTGTTTGCTCCATGCGTCCCTGACTGAATATGTTTTGCTGTTTGGAACTGCTGTGGATACCAGTGGCCATTCAGGTAGAATAATATGTTGCTGAAGTAGTCATTTATCTTCTTTTTCCAAGCATACACTCACTGAGTAAATTAGTTAAACACGTGTTCCAAATAATCGGCCAATTATGTGGCAGGTCAAGAGCTTcaattaatgttcacatcaaactctagaatggagaaaaaaatgtgagcTTAGTGACATTCACTGTGGTATGAGTGTCGGTGCCAGActggctggtttgagtatttctttaACTCCTTCTGTATCTCGggtgattttcatgcacaacagttTCTAGAGTTTGCTTAGTATGGTGTGATAAATAACAAACATCCAGTCAGTGGCAGTTACTCCTTGATAATAAGAGGTaagagaggagaatggccaggctAATTCAAGCTGACTGGCGACAATAACTTGGATAACCACTCAGTACAAATGTGGTGAGTAGAAAAGCATCTTGCAATGCACAACATGTTGACCCTTGAGATGCATGAGCTACGACAGCAGAAGAACATGTCTACTTCAACTCCTGTCagtcaagaacagaaagctgcgGTTTCAGtgtgcacaggctcaccaaagcTGAAAGGCTGACGACTGGAAAAACgtagcctggggcctcatgtataaacggtgcgtacgcacagaaattttgcgtaagaacttttccacgttcaaatcgcgatgtataaaacctacacttggcgtaaagccacgcacttttcctcggtacctcataccttgtcgtacgcaagatctccacttggttttgcagactggcggcacccagcgtcaaagcaatgctactgttcctgtgtggttacaccttattttccagacgcggctttataaatacactgaaactaactgcatattgtttattagtgtaacgcatctgattgtaattaacttgtaacaatataatggtccgaggaatagccatagtattccaaataccataactgctttagcgttgttactctcactgcttcttcttcttctttcagctcttcccgttaggagttgccacagcggatcatctttttccatattactctcactgcaccactcagagtatttatatcactgtatctgagtgtgaatcacagcagctgctgatcggaaagagaattatcggtatacagtatcaagcacacgctgcctcagccatggcaaaacgttttaaagcctttcctgtatggacctcgcggttcagaaacagtttcatcccaagaactttaaatgcactcaatcaaatgctccttgtagaactgtttgtacttataagtacaatcacctcactgtaaacttgcgctacagttataatatctcacaacctgagccactttataaaagcgcgtatttacatatgatgacgatataatttttaaggtgaaatgcagcaaaatatgtttattatattatacagataaaactttaacttcatttaaataatctatattcttcactgagactggcgtgaaggatagaataattaaacatgtactacgaagatatttcaatgttccataaacgttttgaagaatcggcgctctaagcttacagatggcttaacttctattacagagctgattgtgtggtgattgggtatttggggaaagaaaagcaagggcgGCAACGGCAATataaattgaatataaaacagaaagagaaaataacaacacagctaaaaatgcagcaacaaatttcggcaaaagttaaatacttgtgtcatgagcacgaggcggctatgcagtgtctgcaacggatgtggccatccaccgtgcataagctaccttactgacattggcgggcgaaggagccaccgattcttcctctgcccagtgccaccacaagcctagagccgcccccgagtactgctgcaataaataatttcattgaaggtcgcacacaatcactgcgccgtgaaatgtttaataacgtgctttaactcctatcatcataaaaatgatatcatgtatacatctcagtattttagttattcagagagctgtaatatcacgaatgtaatggattttgtgtccagttggaggaagagggctggtttaagaagcaagtagtgattcacacacataggcacatagaagatcaaatacaaaacaaagcatttaacgtgctactttaattacgatgtgatttgagaaactggttaaacgattttaagatgaagttcatgatgttctactttaatgacaaaaactacgttattaaagtagaaatgtcgagattgaagttgacatttcgtgctttttccccactgtgtgcctttttttctctgtaccctaataagctttcatatgacactcggacagtgggctacaactcgccttttcacggtgactttgatatgtgacttcttttttatttccggcactgtgcgattttgtgaacgtgagctttcaattttctccaacacactaagtcacccgatcaacttccttttgattataccacagtttatttgaacaaatagtatgtttttcctttgcctccacttggtattcgctgaaattcttatattttcccccgtgcttttcccattgtcttttcacagaaggctgagcttaagggtgatttatatttatttgcatattcaaagaggcgtaattctgggaggagttggggcgttacataaagcgcgtgcacaagcgttacttttcacgctgatcgggatttatgtagcggaagaacgtggaagttggagtacgcacagattcctgcatctggatttttctgtgctaaagcacatttcggtttttgtgcttaagccatgttatagtgcgagttctacgcacggcgttatacatgaggccacttgTCTGGTGAATCTCGAtgatagggtcagaatttggtaccagcagcatgaatccatgcacccaacctgacTTGTGTCAACAGCCCAGGttggtgatggtggtgtaatgcTGTGGAGAAAGTTTTTTCTTGGTAGGCTTTGCAGACATTAATGCCAATCGGTCATGGCTTGAATGCTATGGCCTCTCTGAGTATTGTTGAAGATCATGTGTATCTCTTCATAGCcacaatttagatagatagatacttcgtTAATctccaagggaaaattcacaagaATTACCCATCTATGGCTATTTCCAGCATGATAAAGCATCATTTCACGAACCAAAAGTCTTTTCAAATTGGTTTCATGAACattacaatgagttcactgtCCTTTAGTGACCTTCCCAGTCAACAGGTCTGAATCCTTGGCGGAGTGTTAGAATAGGAGTTTAGCAGCATGAATGGGTAGCTAACAAAACTGTAGAAATTGAATAATGTAATCATGTCAACATAGATCAGAATCTCAAAGGAgtatcttgtggaatccatgccatgacaAATGGTGGTTGTTAAGAGAGCAAAATGAGGACCTATTTAGTATTAGTATAGTGCTCCTAAGAATTTGCTCAGCAAACATATTTTATAAAGCATTATTTAGACTTTCTTTGAATTGTAATATGTTACATATAATCTTGTATGTTATtgtaattttttcccttttgtccccgaataagttaaagttaaaatgtttatacAGTTTCTTTTATGATAAATGTAAATAAGGAAATTTTCCAAAAACTAAAATGGGGTCTAGACCCTCCAGGACACCAAATTGCATTAAGGATATTTGAGAATGTTCTGGTACGGTGTTTAATGATGTTTTTTGCCATATGTTTAAGGGtagcatggtgatgcagtggttgtGCTGCAGCCTTGTAGTATGGAGACCACGGTTCACGTCCCAGGTCcttcttgtgtggagtttgtgtacTATCACCATGTCTGTGCtgttttcctctcacagtccagtAGTAGTCACTTCAGACAGAATTTTGTACATTTGGTTTTAACACATGATGTACAATTTGCATCTTCCTCTTATCCTGATGTGTTAAAAATCCGGTTAATGGTTTCTGATGTGCAACTGATTATCCTGTTAACAGAATTTTGATTTTCAGGTGAGAGAAAAATTATATACAACTGCATATCaactaatttcatgttttcaaatGGAACTGCACTGCTTGGTGATATAATATGGAAAGCTGAGGTCCTGAAATGTAGCCCTGTGGTATTCCACAAGTCCTCTCAAAGTTTTCTGACAAGTGCTTATGCAAGGCATGGTCTAAAAATACTAACGACTGTCAGATCTGTGTTAGTGATCTTCAGTAGTATTTTAACCATAGCAGTCTTAAAAGCTTTCAGAAAAACTATCTGTAGCTATAGGAGAATAAAAGAATAGCCAAAGCTTCAAATATCACATACTcaaaaacatttcttgtaaaatGAAGTCTGAATGTGATCAGTATCCCATAAAAATAACTGTTCcaataccaatttttttttatttgcacattgatattgataacagaattttaaaatggtgttgtggcatttatttgaaatacattctgcctaattgtattcattttgtcctaAAAGTAAGTTGACGACTTTTTGCAGCTCAGTAAAATTAAGAATTGTTCAGTTTTGCCCTGTTTTGTGCACTTTTTTTAGACCAAGTGGTTTTATCTCCCTTCTGAACAACATCATATCCTCCACCCTGGTGAGGTCATTCACTTGGACTAGAGTGGAGAGTGGGTGCCAGTAGGagaattctgttttatattaattgAAAGTATCTTTATTATGCTGTAATATATCAGtttataaatcttttaaaaatgaagctcCCTTTTTGTTTGCTTATTAGGCTTTGAGGCTGCATCCAAGATAAATTAAAATCGGTTATGAGCAAAGTGATATTATATCCTAATTTTGAACTctttaatttaaatactaagaaataaaaatagaaaaaagtttacttgcttGGATATAAATAAGACATGAGTTAAATTGTAAACAAGCTACTGTTTTAAAGAATTCGGTTTGTAGTCTGTAGTAaagcttcatttatttttgtgtttttatgtattttctgtgtgttttaagcaCAAAGTGTGTTCAATAATCATGTATATAAATTCTTTGTATAGGTCGATATTGGGCTGAAATCTCAGACACCATTATTTCTGGTACATTTCGCCAGTGGAAAGAGGGAACAACAAAAAGTGATGTTTATTATCCAGGTGAGTTTGTATATGATGCACATATTTTGCTAATGCATTTGCATAACATAgtaagagagaaaataaaattgcagAGTAATGTGGAGCGTTTTGGTTGTTTTTTGTAGATGTATATCTGTAACGAataatatattttgaataatGCCCAAAAGCTTATAACAGGAAGGTCTATAAACtacaaggttgccagttcaatccACACCGTCTACTTGGAGTGTGAACATTTCCAAATTTTAGAAACCGGAAACAATTGTTCTTCTGCTAGTTTAATAAATCCATCAAAATGCAATATAGTAGTATATTCTTTAAGCAGACAAACATTTGTCTTGTTTTGTGGggaatgtactgtaaatacagtatCAAAAGGGATGGTACATGTAACTAAGCTTTATTTcacaagttctttttggaaactATCTGAGCAAATTTGAATTTAGAAATTAGTTTCTATCTATTTTGAAGGTTTGCTTTGTACTTAAATGTGAACAGATCCTTTTAATTATAATTGCTACCCTAAATTAAAGCTCTCCTAAGCATTTACAAAAAGACCAATTAATTTTTAGAAATTatatggtttcatttttttgataattATGCAATGGCTTAAAATGGggttcccaagttcagtcctgggttACCACTGTGGCTGTgtattttcattccaaccagtttcacaaaaaaGATCCAGTCTTCCTACTTAACGggcagtgtacagtatatttacatgtaAATACATTTAAGAAATGTACGTTTTTTTTGCCCTATCTTTACATGTTGGCTTTCTTTTaccatattctttttaatttacgtATTATATTTAGAATATCTGCTAATGTGACAGGAAGGCTTTGCATTATGTAGTGTGACAGTGAGTctctgatccacctcttgaaccctcaggtatcacGCTGGACTCAAGGTGAAGATATAATTACtcttcttttattgtcttttacgtgcaccaagcaccctctacTACACACTATTCATATCATACATAAACTATTAAACACAAttatcactcctcctcgcccagacacttcgcccctctacctcccagctcagcttagTCTCGGggctttcccacagtccttttatacaccctgacccggaggtgttcctgcccaatcagtccacagttccttattccttccgggtcagagtaaaaagtccttttcttcaacctgggagcaTGTTGTTttttcctgtcacgtgaccgtgatgttctcctgggttatagggcacataagagcccacgagcccccttacagcgactcccggtggcccccaaggtatccagcagggctgtgtataaacactgcatagtccatgaggccctactggaattcggggcccgtccacgctgtcgggagagctcctcctggtggcctgggggtgaggaccagaACTTGaagctggccatccaccacaataggTAATAGATGTTTAAATGTTGCGAGTTAGGATTTGAAATGTGAAGCATGTGTTCTTATGTGTGCTATTAGGATGCCTTTCTCTTTCCTGTTCCTTGCACTCTCTTTTTGTCTGTCACTCCATCCTGGAAGTAGCAGCACAGCAAACACAAAAGGGACTATAGAGAGGCTTGTGGTATGCTGGTGATTGTGCCTGattctgtttggttttttttagcCCTTCTGCCAACCTTT includes the following:
- the sigmar1 gene encoding sigma non-opioid intracellular receptor 1, with the protein product MYFPTILLKLVVVLGALALLLQCLRYCLESKQYVFNKDDIAKLAKQYAGLDHELAFSKVVLELRKKYPGHILPDEDLKWVFVNAGGWMGSMCLLHASLTEYVLLFGTAVDTSGHSGRYWAEISDTIISGTFRQWKEGTTKSDVYYPGDTIVHKPGEATSVQWTAGTWMVEYGRGFIPSTLGFALADTIFSTQDFVTLFYTLQVYMKGMLLEAHTYLTEVGVF